In Monodelphis domestica isolate mMonDom1 chromosome 1, mMonDom1.pri, whole genome shotgun sequence, the sequence TAATATACTGGGATACTTATGTGATAAACACATAACAGGTTTCTATATAGATTTGTTAATTGAATGGAaaattagtggtagtctcttggtgaccaagaatgacaattcaAATTATTATTCTACTAAAGGCATAAATATGACTTAATCTTcccatgtctcagtttccttatctgtaaaatgaatgaacagGATTATATGGTCTCAGAGATCTGACTACTCTGATTTCACATCTATTACCCTATGAAAATAATAAGATTTGATGAAGACGCAGTCATTCTTAGCAGGCTCCTGAGTGACTCTTCCCAGGTACCCGAAAAAAGAGAGATCCATGTGTTATCCATAATTTTCCTGATCAAATTAGCAAATTACTGTTCATTTCTGAAAGTGTTTATTAGGCTCATTCTAAGTCCTAAGATGGGATCAAAAGTTTAACAATAACTTACAGGACCAAAAAGAATGAGtttgaaatattctaaattaaaatctCATAGTAAAATTGAGAAACCAAGAGAATACTGGTGTTGCtggaaaagaggaaataagatTTATACATGAATGATCTTTTtacaatttgaattttatttttgcaacaGGAAGACACAAGAAGTCATTTGTCAAGAGAATGATCTGCCAGACCAATTAATTTTTTGACAACCATAAAAAGACTTCATTGGAGATGAGAAAAACTACGATCAATTGTTAGAAGACTATTAAAATATTGCAAATTCAATATAACAAACATTAAGGTAAAAGGTAATAAGTTTCTGAATGGAGAAGCTTTGTGAATGGATAGGAGGGATTCAATTCAAGAGATACTATGAACGTAGAACCAATGGAAATTTGCAATTTATTAGATTTAGGATTAGGGAAACTAGTGAAGGAGAATAAGAATTCAGTGAGTTCTCCTGCCTGAGTAGCTGAGATGATAGTGACAAAAAGTTAGGATACACTAGAAGAGGGATTATATTATATAGGCATAGAAGATGATTTGTGCAAAAATTCAGAGTATGATAATGCAAGAAGAACTTaggaaataatcataataatttttttctgttctgtgACCATTTTTCTTACCCTTTATCTCCATTCTGCTTTAGCTTCTAGACTCCTTAAGCATAGGGACATGTTTTTTTGCTAGTATGGCACATAGAGCATACTAGCTGATGAAGTAAGAGATCTTGCCTTGATTTGAAACATCATTGAAGACAAGTAATAGAAAATGATCATGCTTTTGGAAAGGTTGTTTCAGGTGACTGGCAGATAATTTGGATAGAGACAGTATATCTGCAAATAGAAGTATGAGTTTGGAATCCAGGGGAAAGATTGTAAGTGAATATCTATTATATCTATTCATAGATggatatacaaatacataaagagatggtagagagacagacagacagattgatagatagaATAACCATCTACATTGAGGTGATAATTGAAAAATGGAAGGGAACAAAGCTAGCATTTAAGagaatacatattatatactgTATTAAGCTAAATaaatagggcataaaaatattttattctttttgccaTGGGAAGTCATTGGATAGTGTTGAGCCAGGAAGTGATCTTGTCAGACTTACTATTTAGGACGTTTATTTTGCCAGCTTAGTGAAACTGTATTGAAGATGAGAAGTGACCAGGATCAATACAAGaatttacatatattaaaatggtcaaattcaatttatttcaattcaacaaatatttatcaataagGAAGATAATGAGATCCTGAATTAAAGTAAGTAGTTATGTGAGTAGAAAGTAGGAGATAGGTTCAAGGTTACTAGGAAGAAAGAACCAATGAGAATTTTCAAGTGAATATATTGGGGAGAACAGTCAAATCTTTATCAGACCATACAGGACCAAAAAATTAGGTctgaaattttataaaagaaaatatcaaagaaatagtAAACCCAACGAGAggggttagggggaggggagggaaagaacatgacttgtaaccaaggaaaaatattcaaaattgactaagtaaaattttaaaaagaaagaaatagtaatgCTAGAGAGTATTGATAGTTTCTGTGAAGAGAGATTACGATTTTCCTTGGATAAACCAGATTTTACATACTGTCTTAATTcaaattaataaaactaaaatttgtAATTTTGAAGATAAGAAATGAGGATTTAGTGTTGCTTCATTAAATCcagttttacatataaagaaacaattccctaatcaataaatataaagaaaattttgaGTGACATGAatatggggtgggggaagagaagggagagagagagagagagagagagagagagagagagagagagagagagagagagagagagaataattattatttacataatgttttaaggtttacagaaagTTTTGCAAATACCTTCTCATTTAATACTGCCCAAAACCCTGGAAGGTAGACactattgttatattttatttacatataaagaaactgaagctgaattaagcaacttgcccaaggtaacagcTAGTAGTCTCTGGAGCAATATTTGATGgcaacatatttattaagtatttactatgtaccaggcactgtgctcaacATTGGggataaatatacaaataaattctCTCGAGAAGCCtacattctaatagaagacaAAACATAAATGAGAACTGGAAAGCAGGTGAAGGCAGGACAATGCTAATTGATGGGAGGATGGGTTGTCAGGCAGCCAAAGTGGAGGTACAACAGAGTAAGGTAATAGGATTATGGTCCTAAAAGTGAGGTAGAAGTGAAGAGTAAGCAGATGACTTATGACTCCTCCACTCAGccacaattttaaaaatgatttatctGTGGGATCACAGcattacatatttccatattgcaaTTAAATTGAATTCTCTGTTTTTAAACCAAATGGATTCCTCAACAttgcacttaaaatatttttaaattgatttaattttagATGTGTTTCAAAGAATTTTCATCCTTTAGTGTTTTCTTTATGAAATGAAATCCCCCCCATATTATCATGTATTCAAGGATATTTATTCAAAATTGTGACttcatttagattttcttctttacAGAGACTTTCTGGATTCTTGAAGTTTAATCAAGTAGATGGAGCTAAAGAATCATTCTTTTATAAATGAGTTCATTTTGTTAGGACTCACCAATTCTTGGGAgcttgagattttcttttttgtgatatTCTTCCTGGCCTATACATCAATTTTGGCTGGAAACAGTCTCATTATACTGATGGTGACATTTGACTCTCGCTTGAATTCCAGCCCCATGTACTTTCTTCTTGCCAATCTGTCCTTCCTTGACATGACCCTTTCCACTGTTACTGTCCCCAAGATGATCACAGACTTCTTCAGGGAGAGAAAAACCATCTCCTTGTGGGGTTGCATGGCACAGATATTTTTGGTTCACCTCTTAGGGGGCAGTGAAATGGTTCTTCTCATAGTCATGGCTATTGACCGTTATATTGCAATATGTAAACCCCTCCACTATACAACTATCATGAATTGGCGAATCTTGGTAGGCAGTGTGCTGCTTTCATGGGTTGTTGGCTTTGTGCACACCATGAGCCAAATGGCCTTTGCTGTAACGCTGCCTTTTTGTGGTCCTAATGTGATTGATGATGTTTTTTGTGACCTTCCCCTGGTGATAAACCTTGCCTGTACTGACACATATGTCCTAGACCTTCTTGTGATTGCTGACAGTGGGTTGCTCTCACtgatttcttttgtccttttgttGATCTCTTATATTATTATCTTGGTCACTGTCCAACGTCGTTCCTCAAGTGGTCTCTCTAAGGCTCTGTCCACACTGTCTGCTCACATCAcagtggtttttctcttttttgggcCAAGTATTTTAATTTATGCTTGGCCAGTTAGTAGCTATGCATTGGACAAATTTCTCTCAGTATTTTTCTCTGCTGTCACGCCCCTTTTAAATCCGATTATCTACAGCCTGAGGAATCAAGAGATGAAGACAGCCATGATGAGACTGAGGAGCCGGCACATCAGTTCTAGGCCTACCCTCTAgatgacaggatttgaactcagggtgcATAGACCCCTGAGGGAGctacagatagatttcaggggAATTTATGACTTTGGATAGGAatggagaatatttttattttcactaatctctaactgaattcaattacttaaaaatattattctgaaaagagagCCATAGGTTTCATCAGACAGCCAAAGGGATTCAAAATTGAAATAAGCGTAAGAATTAACAGACtagacaattaaaaattttttactaGACAACCAAGAAAATTTGTTCTTAGAATCTATTAGAATCTATTATTCTAACtcttatttttacaaagaaatatctaATTTAGTTACAAAACTATCTATTAATACTTTCGATGTTTTGATTGTGTATCTGTTTTGGAAGtttcatttaaataaagaaacaactaaaatttgattcaattttgtcattttaaattatagcaaacttcaagaaatatttcaataggaaaaaaatctccttaaataaattatttctgagCCTTCTTCCTGTTTTAATTCCTCTAAACATCTTTTCTTTTGTTGGGCCTAAAACAGAGCTGGTTTCTAAACTTATcagcaaaagaggaaaagaatgaaatttgGAATTGTTGGGGAACTCTGGTAAAAAGGCTGTCTAACAAATTCCACATGTGTCAAAAGAGGTGGGATAAGAGGTGGGACAGAAGCTTGCTATATATCTCACATGAGGGTGATAACATAATAGCCATATGTTACTGAGTCATGCTGGATTGTCTAGGGTTAAGAATACCAAGGGCCATTTGTGTTCATTTCATACATAGGATGTAGGTAGATTTCAAGGGGATTGTGCCAATAGGAGACTGCACTTCTCTGATTTATATGACCACTGACATATAATTTGACATGCCATTATGGATAAAACAAATTCTACCTAATTAGTAAAAAGCCCTTAAATAACACTTGTCTCCCTTCTGCTTAAAATTCTCCCTACTTTTCCCATATACTATCACTTTAATATGATTTCTCTTTTACATTCAAACTCCTGTGACAAGCCATTTAAATTTGTTGCCTCCTATTCTTTgagacatctatctatctatctggatATGTAATCTATATGGTGTAATCAATTTTAAAAGATACAAATTTAGCCAAATGAATGATTTAGCTTATGGAGAACCTATAGATGACTGAATATAAGAACATGAGAAAGGCCATGTTATGCCACATTTTGATAGAGTTTCTGTGCTACCAAGGAACATTTAGAGCAAAGTTGACTATCTGCCATGTTACAAATTCAAACAACTATAATATTATGAACCCATTCTAATTTCCTCTAGTATCCAAAATATTTGGCATATTTTCAATTGAATGGTAAGCCTGATGAACCAACCAAAAAAGGGCACTCAGAAAAAGCAATCACAAAGAGATCATTTAAACAACGAATGGTCAATAACGTCATGCAACAGAGATATAAGAATGGTGAAGATTGAAAAAGGCTATCATATATGACAATTGAGAAATCACTGATAACTGGAGGGAATGATTTCAGTTGAGGGTTGTATAAtcagaattttgctccccagaactctcctACCCAGCATCTGATTTGCATCCTCATCCTGAGCACAAACACTGGATGTGTATGTAGGATAAAGTTCTGGTTGACcccatctctccctttccctctacctctccatttgcccctccctctccctctcccccctctctgtctctctctgtcttctctccagttctctctctctctctctctctctctctctctctctctctctctctctctctctctctctctctctacctctctctctctctctctctctctctctctctctctctctctctctctctctctctctctctctctctctcctctctcctctctgtctcttgcctTGATAACCTCTGCAGAAGCTGgctttgagccaggcaggagaatatACTCATGTGATCCTATTTTTGTTAGATAACTggcttttatacttctatttctttttttatttcttctacttcaaagtgattattaataaactttataaaattaatacttggagttattgatattgatttaaatctcaTAGTGTTGGTGATAAACTCTAGAATGCTAGGGATTTAGAAGTTGGAAGAAAAAATCCAAGAGAAATAGGAGGCAACAAGTTTAAATGGTTTGTCATAGGAGTTTAAGTATAATGATGAAATGATATTAAGGTAATAGTAtaagggaaaggtaggaagaattTTAAGGATGAGGGAGACATAGGCAAAAGGTATATTCCATTACCAATGGAACAAAGGGAGATTTTAGAGAAGGATGTCCATGTCTTCCATACTATAAACCTGAAAACATTAGTAATATATCCtacttattataatttttagtaaCCCTCAATGGATCTGGCAGTCATATATGTTACTACCTCATCAATTTTTTTATTATGACTAGTATTATGTCTTGGGGATATTAAAGATCCTAAATTTATTATCTGCTTTGCTATGCTTTATTTTTCCTCAAATCTCAAACTTTATTAAAGATATATTAACATATCCTAACTTGAAAAGCATTGGTCATattctctttttacttctttcttggcTAAATAGAGGACTCTTAATTGTTATGATCACTCACCATTTTACTTGACTTTTTTTAGACTATTGTCAGAACATTTTGTATTCATGTAATTTTAGAGGCCTTATCAAATCCCTGTCTCATCAACAAATACCAGCCACCATTATAAATGGTGGGGTAAAAAGGAGGCCAAAAAGTCCTTTCCCTCAGAGAGCTCAAAGTCTAGTGGGGaaaatgtaaacaactatgtaaaatcaagatatatacaaaacaaattggAGATACACTTAGAGTATAGGAACCAGCAATAAACAGAATAAGAAACACTTCttggagaagatggaattttagtaaAAATTTGAAGTAAGACATGGAAGTTATGACAGGTACAAGAGGAAGGAGAGTGATCCAGACAAGGAATTCaatcagtgaaaatgcctggaattAAGAGATGCAGTGTGTTTGAGGAAAAGTAAGGAGGTAAGTGTTATAATGGGGAGGggactaaaatattaaaatactagaAACGTAGGGAGAAGATAGGCTATGATGGTCCTtcaaaaccccaaaagggattttatacttgattttggaggtaatagggaatcaTAGCAGTTATTGCATAGAGAGTGATGTaatgagatctgaactttaggaaGATGAAGATGACTATGACAGCTGagcagagaatgaactgaaatagGAAGGAGGGACAGAGATAAGACAAGACAGATTAGAAGGCTATTACCAGAGACCAGAGTGGTAGTAGTGTCAGATGAGAGAAGAAGACATATATGAGAGATATTATATAACATTAGAAAATtgacaactgattagatatggggGTGGTGATGGAGAAGTCTCCCACCTAAGTATAACATTCTAACTGTAGTCATCTCTAAGATGCCCCCCTGGGGGGCAGAACTGGGAGCAGGAGTTCCTTAGATAAGGGTGAGGGAAAATGAGAGACCAGTAAAACAATCCTTGGAGAAACATTGATGAGAAGGTGTAGAAGATAAGGCTCTAAGGTCACCTGGGTTCATGGAACAGTCTAATCATTAATAGCATGTTATTGTGGGCAATAACATGCTTTATTATGCTAAGAATAAAGAAGGTGAAGGTGTGGGCCCTCAAACCTTATCTAGGCAGATTCTGAGTAATCTACCTCTGAAAGGGAACCCAAATCTTAATCCTAGACAGGCTCTGAGATCTCTACCTCTGACAGTCATCCTTACACATCACCAATACAGAACTCTCAGTATTATAGTGGCAAAGGGTGAGTAAGGAGTTGAGAATACATCTAGTTGCAAGTCTGGGTTAATTGGTACATGTGTGGAACCATCAACAGTATTAGGGAAGGTAGAAAGAGGAGAAGGTTGTGagcaaaaggaaataaatctgtttaaatatatttgatttaagatgTTCTGTATGAGCAAATGACTCCCACCAAGTCTAATATTCCAAAAGTAGCTATCCTCACATATCACAATAGAAAACTCTCTGTATTACTGTAATAAAGACAGTGGCAAAAGGATatatggaggaggggaaggagttaAAGGAGATAAGTggtgaggaagagaagagagtatgaTGAATAATTTACcatagggaggaagagaagaaggaatagGAAGAAGATTCTCTGTCATCCTGtgttatggaaatgttttgttttgtagtCATATAACCAGTGCTTATGCCCTAAAAAACTTGAGCATGATTGAGGCTCTCATAATCACTTCTTAAAATCAATCTTGTCTCCCCATTCCTTTCCTCTTACAAAGCATTCTCAACCAAATCAGTAGATTTTGTATTCCTAACTCTTTCCCATAGCTCTATCTAGTAAGTAACAAAATTGGGACTTAAATTGAAGACTTGTGCTTTGACCCAAGGGTCTTCTGGGAGCAAAATGGTTTTTAATTCCTTCCTTATACAAAATTGCAAAATATTTGATCTagttttcttctatctttatttttatgtcatGATCTTTAATACAAAGCTACATAAGACATGGTACTTATGTTCACTTTTGATGCAGGCCTGGATATTTTGCTCCCAAAGAAGAGAGTTATTACTATGATGTGAGCAGAAATATAAAGACAGAGCCTTAGAGAGTCCACTAGACAAATGGTGTCAGACAGTAGCTAATATAATATAAGAGATAAGCAAAATAAtgaaggagatcagggaaagcaGCCCCATTAGAGCAACAAGTTGTTCCAGAACATAGGTGTCAGGGCAGACAAGTTTCAATATGAGGAGATCACAGAAAACATCATCAATCACATTAGGACCCCAGAAGGAGAGACTCATCATAAAGGCCCTTTGGCTCATGGTGTGCACAAAGGCAATATTCCATGAGAGCAGCATGCTTCCTATCAGGATTTGATGGTTCATAACAACTATGTAATGGAAGAGCTTACATATTGCTTGGGGACACAGactcagggtgaggaggagcactagTATATATCCATACTTAATGCCAGAAGGAAACAGGAGGattctggtcacagttccaaagcagaaaagaataTTTGTGGTTAAATGCAGACCAGAGCATATGCTAGGAGACTATTAAACACATTTCTTatatcataccatcttggaagaactgaaaacttactTATCCCTAGAACTATTTCTGAAGACAGCTACACAAAGATTCTTAACTTTGGAATAATATTCCCTTCAGAGCTCAGCAAAGACTACAAAGTCAATAAAGCTGCATCCAAAGTCTCTAAGAAAAATAGGAACTGATCTTGTTAAAaaggaattaatggaggagctcacaaaggagttaaaaaacaaaataagagagatggaaggaaaattggaaaaaaattagaatgatacaaaaaattatgaaaagagtcaAAAGTTTTGTAAAGGTGGCACAAAAAAGTACTGAAtaaattaatactttaaaatacaGAATAGTCTatttggtaaaagaagcacaaaaatctaatgaagagaaaactttttaaaaagtaaaattgaccaaatggaaaaaagacacataaaaatgcactgaagaaaagaacttaaaggATAGAACTGGTCATAttgaaaaagaggtataaaaattcactgaaaaaaatggtAGGATTtagtaaaatagaaaagaaattataagagTTCACTCAAGCAATattatgccttaaaaattagaattgggcaagtggaaactaatgaccCCATGAGATAGCAAGAAACAGTCAAACAAggtcaaataatgaaaaaaatagaagaaaaatatccatttgaaaaaacaactgacctggacaATAAATCCAAAAACACTTATCAAAGAATTAATGGACTAACTGAAAGAACATGATCAAAAAAGATCTTAGGCAttgtctttcaagaaattattaaggcaaactgcccagatattcaaGAACTAGTTGGGAaactagaattagaaagaatctTCCAattacctcctaaaagagattccCAAAAGATAAATTCCAGgaatttataaccaaattccagagctcctagGTCAAAGaggaaatattgcaagcagccaaaaaggaacaattcaaatattgtagaaCCACAGGCAGAATACAACAGGATTtatcagcttctacattaaagatcAGAGAGCCTATAATATGATATTACAGAGGGAAAAGGATCTAGGACTTCAAGCAAGAATAATTTACTGAaggggggaagctagatggctcagtggattgagagctaggtgtagagctgggaggtcctaggttcaaattaagcttcaaatactttttagctgtgtgaccctgaacaagtcatttaactcctattgcctagcccttactgctcattttccttagaaccaatacatagtattgattctaaaatggaaggtgagggttattttaaaaaatcatttacctagttaaactgagcataatccttcaattgaaaaatgggtattcagtgaaatagaggactttcaaatacttatgatgaaaagaccagagtgaATGGAAAATTTTACTCTCATataaaagactcaagagaagtacaaaaaggcaaacaagaaaacaaactccatgtgaattgatcaaacaattctggaaggcaatttggaactattcccaaagggcgctaaaagactgcctaccctttgatccagccatagcactactgggtttgtaccccaaagagataataaggaaaaagacatgtacaagaatattcatagctgcactctttgtggtggaaaagaattagaaaatgaggggatgccctttgattaaggaatgacttaacaaattgtggtatctgttggtgatggaatactattgtgctcaaaggaataataaacttgaggaattcaatgtgaactggaatgacctccaggaattgatataaagtgaaaggaacagaactaggagaacattgtacacagagactgatacatcatGGTGCAATCAAACATCACGGActtctctaccagtagcaatgcaacgatccaggacaattctgagtgacaATTGTCTGAGTGACAATTCtcataagagaaagaatgctatccacattgagaggaagatctgtgggagtagaaacagagaaaaaaacaactgcttgatcacatgggtcaatgggggtTATAAaacctaaatgatcaccctagtgcaaatatcaataatatggaaataggtcttgaacaacgacacatgtaaaacccagtggaattgtgcatcaactatgagagggggatggagggagaggaggaaaaggacatgatttttgtaatcctggaaaaaaactctcaattaatcaatgaaataaaatttaaaaaaacgtaataaaaagaaagcaaactcCAAAGATATACAATAAGGTTACATGTTTACATACTTACATGAGGAGATGATTTTTATAACACctgataattttattattattaaggaagttagaaggatatatatatatatatatacatatatatatatatatatatatatatatagagagagagagagagagagagagagggagggagagagagagagagagggagagagagggaggacaaGGATGCAGACTAATTATgatggaataataaaaaaataaattaggaaaaagaaagaggaatgtattgggaagagggagaaggaaaaaaacagaatggGACAATTGTAGcaaataaaagaggcatgaaagcaTGGAAGAGATTTTACagcagaagggaagaaaggggaggtGGGTGTAGGAGCAtgtgaactttactctcatcagaattggttcaatgaAGGAATATCATgcacaatcaattgggtatagaaatgtATCAacctataggaaagtaggaggggaaggggataagaacAGGAGATGAGACTTATAGAAAAGATTTGGGATggtggtggtcagaaactaaatagggataaatagtagtagtctctcagtaaccgaggatgacgattgtctttgtgcattttcatctatggtatatagatgagtgtgcacaaagacacttgtgcatgaaggagatttaagtggaaaagtcgatgcacagagacagtcccactctctcggagttggaaacctgggtccagtggcatgaaaaatcgttacacctggagacttcctcagctgcattggatgactgtgttatcttttgtgctccaacacggcctaagcactccacagtgctttgctgcatcgccatctcagccgttgaaccttctttttggtttcttcctcctgttaccctgagtagggtggagattgtagtttccaagacctgattctgtcattccaagtatctccattgttattgatcaggaaatagccaaattccatcctctaaagaatggtttgaacagggttgaatagttttgaaattcacactatataaacatatacatataaatgtacatatagatatatcaatatatgtttgtatatttagAGAGATTTCTATAATCTACCTATCATCTATATCCAAAAAGTCCCAGGAAATTTAAAGATAAATCcaaaatttcaaacctgtgagCCATAAAATTGCTTTCCCTTTCCAGGTCTGGATACAATTGAACCTCATGCCCTTACTTTCCTCGTCTTCCTTTCAGCTgttggatgaatattttaaagcaaaagaagcaCTACCTATCATTCTAGTTCTCTCTCAATAAGCAAGCCTGCAAGCCTATTTCTGCCTTGAAGTTCAGAAAGACTGAGCTGGGAAGGATGACACAGCATGTCGAGGATTGGCTAGCAGGTAGCAATGTCTGTGTAGGTGTGCCAAGGCAGATCTCTCTCTTTCCACCCAGATTCCTAAACTCTGTAGGGGCACTCATTTAGCATGGCTGAGAGAAGAGTCATCCATAAATGTGGCTATTCTCTTTTGCCTATTTTGTAGAACAACTTAACCCTCCCTGTTATTGCTGTTTCCAGAATacct encodes:
- the LOC100028609 gene encoding olfactory receptor 4K13-like produces the protein MELKNHSFINEFILLGLTNSWELEIFFFVIFFLAYTSILAGNSLIILMVTFDSRLNSSPMYFLLANLSFLDMTLSTVTVPKMITDFFRERKTISLWGCMAQIFLVHLLGGSEMVLLIVMAIDRYIAICKPLHYTTIMNWRILVGSVLLSWVVGFVHTMSQMAFAVTLPFCGPNVIDDVFCDLPLVINLACTDTYVLDLLVIADSGLLSLISFVLLLISYIIILVTVQRRSSSGLSKALSTLSAHITVVFLFFGPSILIYAWPVSSYALDKFLSVFFSAVTPLLNPIIYSLRNQEMKTAMMRLRSRHISSRPTL